ACAATTGACTCAATTAAAAATAGTGATCACCAATGTATCTTACTCAGTGCGCTTCAAAGATAACACCTATTTTTAAATTGCCATTATTGACTGATTGTATGATTGTCGATACAGTCATACGATATTATCACTGtgccattatatttatttcacagtttACAATTCTCATTTTTGTTTTAGCGAGTAATATATGCATTCGTGAATATTCACAGAGTATTACTCAAATAATGTTTCACGTGCAAACACTTTATCGTCTAAGTAATCATTGGCGACGTTAGAACTCGAACTATAcaaatacagaaaaataaagACGTTTAAATGCTAATATTGATCACTATCACGTTTGGTGGCTATTATTATTCGTTTCTGGATGAGCGATATATTGATAGACAGATCTTGATCTTGATTCCACTTTATCTGTCGATGTTGCTCTGATAAACAACAATAATTGAGCTTAAGTGGTTAACAACATGTCGTAGGTATATGTTTAGCATCTGTTTGTTTTGGATGTCCTCAGAGATCGTCTTCGCGCGGTGTTCGCAGAGGTGATCATTGTGGATGTACTAGACTCTCAAGACGCGGCTCACCTCGCGCTGCTGCAGCGGCCCGAGCTCGGCATCACGTTCACCAAGATCCACTGCTGGAATCTCACGCAGTATGACAAGTGCGTGTTCCTGGATGCCGACACATTGGTGAGCTTCTTGCCACTTGGCAACATACTCAGACAGATCTGTCTTCTCTCTAAAGTTTAATTAATGAGTGTCCTATAACTGACGGCTCTAATGAATTAAACTAAATTAGATCGTACATGTTGAGCTGTTTGCCGGCAACTATTTAGTAAACGTTTTCATGTCCTCGCGTCACCATATATTCCCATTTTAGCGAGGAGGTTTATGCATCAAGATCTGGAGCTGCAAAATAAACTTTCCAGTGTAAATATTTGTGCAATATCAAAGAGCAGTATAGATAAACGTCGCTTGGTCGGCGATTGCTTCAATCAATTCTTGTGTAGTAACAGTCGACCAAAATTAATATATGTCCTATCATGAAGTGTTTTACTCGGCAGCCTATTAACGAGACGTACGTGGATTCATTTAAAAGTGGGTTTTCTTGATTAATGGAGAAGCATTAGCCACAGTGGTTTCAGCCAAATCCACGAATGCTTCACTATTTCATGCGTGATGTCATAGAGATGGCGGGAATCGCGAATGTTTTGATTGCTGTAAATCGTTTTCGATTTTTTAATGTTGCATTAACGAGCATATGTAAAAGTCGTTAACTCTATTTCGATCTGTAACTGTTTATGCGATAAGAAAGTCAATGTTACCGGATGTGGACGTTAGTGCAGTAACACGAGATGACGAGCCGCATAACCGTGGCCCAAATATTTTGTTCCCGACAATTTTGGACCCGCTCCAATATTTTACACTTTCATTCTTTAGTTCTTTGAAGGCAGCGTCATATCTTGTGAAAGTGAAACTGTCAGTACACGATGTTCTCGTGCCATTATCGCCTCTATcatgaaattatataattaaagcAAGTAGAAAAATTCAATTTATGAACGTTTAAGTCCCAACAATAAGCAATGAGATAGTGTTTCGGTAGAATCCATTGACTCGCTGAGTTTTATTTATCGCAGGTTATTGTGTCAACTCGCAAGTTTTATCCACGCGTAGATAAAGAGTGCTCGATAGCCACCAGTAACTGTAACATTCATGTTCCTCACGTGGGTCGTAACGAGGCTCTTGTATAATGAGAGCATTATAATTCAGCATTCTGAATAGATCTATCAAATTGTCCAAACGAAAGGTCAAAAGGATAAGATCAcatcaacaagataaaaaactGATTTGTGCTTAAAATACCCCTGTTGTTTACCATAAGTTTGAAAGTGTATACGATAGCCTTGAGAGTAATGTATGTATGCTTATGTGCAAACTTGTTATTGATCCTACTTTATTTATCTTTCGAAGAAGTCCCGTCTGCATATGTCCCAGAAATGGGATGTCTCTAACTGGCACCGAATACTCTTACAAAAATCATGCCTGATGATCAATTATAGCTAATCTCTTCAAGAAACGTAACGCTGAACTTTCCACTAGGTGGTACAAAACTGCGACGAGTTGTTCGAACGCGAGCAGCTGTCAGCGGCTCCCGATGTCGGCTGGCCCGACTGCTTCAACTCCGGAGTCTTCGTGTTCTCTCCCTCCGCGGACACCTTCAGCAAACTCATCACCTTCGCACAGGAGCGCGGCAGCTTTGATGGTAATGTCTTTCTAGACCAAAAAGATCCCATTACTGCTTCTTCTAAAGTCTTCTATCCCACTGATTCATGTCTAAAATTAAGAGCCACTCAATTGCCTTTGCATAACAtccaaatatattttgtttaaacattttttgttgcaATTGCTGAATGTTTTCCAGAACGTATGATCTCTTACagatatttgcaaaattattatttacacagCTGATATCATTCAGTCATATTTTCAAGCAAActgtcattaaaattaatacgaAATATGTTTACTTGTTATTGgatgttttttatgtattaatgaGGGTGATTTGTCAAGTGGTTTAGCGTGTAACACTGATGTTTGGTGACAGGTGGCGACCAAGGCCTGCTGAACTCTTTCTTCTCTGACTGGGCACATGGCGACATCAAGAAGCATCTGCCTTTCCTCTACAATGTTACATCCGCCGCCTTCTATTCGTATCTGCCTGCTCTGAAACAGTGAGTCATAACTACACGTGCTATCTTAATTATCATCGTGTTGACAGCTTTCCAAATGCATATTTGCTCGAGTATGGATAATTTTGGAAGACAAAGCTCGTTCTAATTCTAAATACTTAGTGCGCAAGTCAAGCAGAaaccaaatgaaaatatttctattgTATAAACGATATGACAGTGAGTCACAGAGACTTCATTATAACCAAGAAAACAGTTTATCTCGCCACTTTGATCGGCACGAGTGAAAATACCTGATGCATTCGCGTCCGATATTGACGTTGgcagtcgtaaaaagtatgttgCAAATGGACTCGATTATAGGGTATATCGAAGATATTACCTGCAcaacctataaataaatacttaataagtacatgtattcatataaaacaaaatcaaaaattataataaaatacggtCGGTCCAAATCATTCTACAGGGCCCAAAATTATCCATCCTTcctgcaatgttttttttttctcgttaaCATTGTCTGTGTTATCTAAACCGACTGTGGGAAGATAAAACTAAACACTAAACGACATGTAAGGATATCTCCTGTCTAATCGTAGTATGTTATCAGAAAAAGATAGGTACATAGATATTAGTAGTTGAACTTGCACTTTTTCATGGTCCACATAACCACGATAAATAGAATTCTTTATCGCAGTCATGTCGTAGCTGCCAATAAGTTTGAACTCGTCTATTAAATCCTAGGAATAAAATCATATTCTACAAATCAAAGTACACATTCTAGAATCTTTTCGTGACTCTTAGCCTGCGCGCACACTGTAGAATAAACAGTCTGGCCGGtggttgaaaaaaatattatttttctaaaaatggTGTATTCAATCAAAGATTTTTGGTCGGCTGATACTGgaaaaatacctgatcgttgttacgtgtgtcgTGTAAAACCAATCATATTTATATTggtttatgagcccaaatcgACTATctgccgactaaaagtttgtagtgtgtgcgTACTCTTAAGAAGGGACTTGGAATGCCCCCAAAACATaattcatgttttatttcttacgTAGTATAAGTCTTCCTGATTCATAAACTCTTCCAGCTACGGGCAGAATTTGAAGATTATCCACTTCATCGGAGCTGCCAAGCCTTGGCTGCAGCAGTTCAACTTCGAGTCGGGATCCGTGGATGCCCCTGAGCACATCCGCGGCTTGCTCCAACTGTGGTGGGACATCTTCGTCGGAGACGTCCACTCTCAGCTTGATACCGGCATGGTAAGTCATTCAACGCTTTAGCTACGGCTGTAACAACCTTAGCAAAGATAAATCAGTTATCTATAGATTCTAAAATGGCTTTGGTCATCTTCTAAGAACACAAGTAGGATCGTCTATAAATAATGCCAAACAATGTCTAGTCCATCTAGTCATACTTACGTAGACGTGTTTAGACGATTACAAATAGAACAATGGAAATCGATACACAAATATCGAATTACCACAAAAACAATATGCGCTGTTGCAACCTCGAGATGTCTTGAGTATTACACATTTATTGCAATTGATCTAGATATTAATTTCCATATTGGTTACACATTGTTGAAATCGGATCCGCATGTGTGCGGTTTCTGTGACCGCGAGCGTCTCAGGGTACCTCGCTCGGTCTAGTAAGTCGATCCATAGTCATTACGACCTCTGTTCTGAACACTACAACATGTTTTCCAAGCATTCACGGAAGGACTCTAAAGTTGCAGAGGTGAGACTACACATTTCAATTTTAGCTTTTCACCTTGCGTTTACTCAATCTTATTCTATACGTGTCTAGGTATTGACATGAACACTTTtctttattatacctacatagcaCCGTGTTAGGGTGTGATTCCCTGAGTGATTAAACAGTAACTCCCACCTGTAACAAAGCTTGCACTGTTGCTTGTGCACCGTACTGCTACTTTACGCACCCTTATGTTTCaagcattatttttttacccgTGTGACATAATATTTCTCCAAAATACTAACATTTTCTAACtttcacaaaatattatatctgtCTGCTTTTGCACGGTTTAATTAATATCTGTATGGCATAGATGGTGTTGGTATTTTGGTGGAATGCCGCGAAACCTTTATAAACATACCGAAGTAACACTCgcatttgaatttattaaaaaaaacttctttatttatttcgatCTCCTCTTTTCTGAATCATcgtatatcatcatcatatcttGAACGATTGTCATCAGTATGTTTATTAAGTGACGcattaaacaaaaactaatagtCGCTTGGACAAAGTTTTGAGCACTGTACAGTGAGATAGCTAGTGCGAAGCTTAGTTCAAGTGTTTGTGTGCATGCATACTACTGAGTTGTTTCACTTCAACCGATAGGTTGAGGTGGCCGAGGCACTAGACGAGCCCCTGGTGTTACCTCCACATGACGTGCGACACGAATTCCACTATCAACCAACACCGGACCCTGAATCGGAATTCGCTTGGCATCACCCCGATGTACAAGCCAAAGAAGATAAACATGATAAACAGATCGATGTCTCAGAATTTCATGATCCATGGACCATTTATAGAGGACACATCCCGCCAATCGCAGATGAAGGTCCCAGCCAACATGTTGAACTAGTTAGGATTGAAGATCACGAAGAAATCAGAAAGTATGCATGGGACTATCAAGCTCAAAAACCACCGTCCACTTACACAGAACATAAACCGAATCAGGAAAATCAACCACACTATACAGATCACTGGCCACAGTACACTCAACACGAACACGGACACGAACAACATCAGAGTCATTGGCATCACGACCATGACCATAACCAGAGCAGCCATGATCATCACGTTCACCACTCTGATAATCATGGTCATCACAGTCACAACTTTGATCACCAGAGCCATCAGCATTCCCATCATGGTCAACATAGTTTCCACTCTGATCATCATGACTATCAGAGTTATAATCATGTACATCATGAGCATCACAGCCACAACCCTGTTCATCACAGCCCCAATTTAGATTATCATGATCATTATAACCAGAGTCACGATTATCATGACATTCGCGAACATCCTTTCCACCATCACGATTATAACGAAAAACACAGCTATAGTCACGATCATCACGATCAACAAAACAACAATCATCACGACCATCACAGCCACAATCATGATCATCAGAGTCACAGTCATGATCATCACAATCACAGCCACGAACACCAGGAACATAAACATTCGTATGATCATCAACCTGATAATAGTAGTCAACACATACAGTCGCATTATAATATTGATGAACAAAAACATcaccaaaattataaaaatcatgAATCATTTTCCTCACACACGCACTACCCAACACAAGAAGATATAGCAGTACACCATGTACACGTAATAAAAGATAAGAAACGCACCCGTCGCACTCGAAGACTCCATCGAATTGATACATATAGAGAACACGAAATGATGAATGGGGATGTGTCGGCAACCGAAAGTGATGATTATGATGACATAATGCCAAGACACCCATACGATGGCTTCTATTTAAGGCACAGAGTTACTGTAGACGCGCGGGGGAGGAAAGTGTGCACTCATGAAATACCACCCACCCCGACACCGTCCCCGCCGGACTCTCCAGTGCCCATTGACTTACCGGAGGACGAACCGGTGGATACTAATGTACTTGAGGACCAAGTAAGTCACAAACCTATGTATTTGTCTCCGACAACCTCAGgtaaaaccttttatttttaaagctttaACGCAAAGTGTTTGCCACAGTATTTTATGCTCTATATGTAGGACAGCTTTGCATGCTCACCAGTTGTTTGTACTCTGCACGAACTAAACTATCTATTAACATTTTCCCTTTAGATATACGAATAATATTCCTATTTAAAATGTAGTCGTATCGTTATTCACAAGATCGAAAATGACACAAGACTTACTCTGTTACAGAGCGGTGTTGCCGGTAACCTGGCTCGAGTGTTGCCTGGTGGGGCTGGAAACCGTGAAGCTCTGGATGAACTGTCACGCCGCCAGGGTTGGGAGGCCGGCAACATTGACTACATGGGCGCCGACTCCTTCGCTAATATCTGGGCCAAGATCTCGCAAACACTGAGCAAGCCTCGCTCCTCACCCCCTAAACAGTCTCCACCGAGGGAACCTGCTCCACAGCCAGCTCCAGAACAAGTCGTAGTTCAATCTGGAGAAGTTGTACAGGAACCCGTCGCTGAACAAGTAGAAGTGGCTAAAGAGGTAGTCCCAGCAGAAAGCGCGGCGCCTGCGCCCGCCGAACCTGTCCCCGCTGCAGCTGCTGAAGTGCCAGTCACAGTAGAAGCTGCGGCCCCTGTAGCGGCTCCAGCCCCCGCCGCTGAGGCAAAAACTGAAGAAGCTGCTCCTGCTAAGGTAGCTACGCCCGTCCCAGAGCCAGCCGTAGTACCCGTCCCAGTAGAAACTGCTGCGCCTGCTCCCGAAGCGCCTGCACCAGCATTAGTCTCAGCGCCAAGTGAAGTTCCTGTGACCGTAGAGGCCGTCGTCCCAGACGTGCCTGCGCCTGTAGAAGCACTCGCGCCGGTCGCTGCGGCTCCCGCTAAGCCTGAAGCCGAGAAAGCACCAGAAGCCGCAGCAGTGGTAGAGGCACCAAAGACTGAAGTTCCAGTAGCCGCCGCCGCACCGGAAGTGGCTGTTGTGGAAACCCCCGCGACCCCGGCCAGCCCCGCCGTCGCCTCCGACAGCCCGCCGCTTGCCAACACGCCGTCCAAGGAAGAAGCGCCCGCAATCCCCGCTGCTAAAAGTGAGTATACGCACAAGGACGCCGCCGACGATTAACAGCTTTGCACTGTCAATCTCACAGAGTTCATTTGCAGTTTTCAGACTTCTACTAATATGTTTATAGTTAGCTGCATCCGTTTGCCGTGGATCGGTCGGCAGATGAATGTGAATAGCTTAGACGACCGTCACCTTAAACTCGATGTGTCCACTTGTTTTCTTTTGTGCCGTTTTGTGATGTTtggttttaatgtttattttatcagCATACGTTTCGTTTAAATTCGTTGTTATTTCACCCAGCTTCCGAGGAGGCAGCGCAAGAGACGCGGCTTTGATAGATCaggtaatattaattattgaacTTGGACTCAACACAACTTTATAAAAGCGCTGAATGTAAGTTAGGGTGAAGGACTTGTAACTGTACATAAATGTTGAATATCTAAAAGCTCCTGTTGTGAAGTCTGCCAAACCCGACTCTACCTACTCCTTTCCAATCGGATTGAATTCTTTGCcgattaaaaatacattagccAAATTCGAATTCCTCTTGTTGTTTGTACAATTTTCTACCGAAATATTCCGTGGTTATTGGGTTGCGTCCAAGTAGATGCAGATCGTAGGGACATTTGGTTGACCACTCATTCAGCTATTTCtggaaaataattatgatgGCAGTTTCTCTTGCTATAAAACTAAATGCCAAGTAAATGAGCTGAATGAGTTGTTACTGAGCAGTTGCATCAAATGGCATCGGTAGAGTCTCTTGCCATTTGCTGCAACTtttgtatgtgtatgtgtgATGCCCAGGAAGATTGTTACAATTTCGTAAATAGACATTTTCGAAATTGTAATAGATCTTTTCCGatgctttaattttttttattcacgcATTGCAAGGAACATTATTCAGAGCACTTCATGAAACACCTTCACGTAGATAGCACACGTTTAGTTCACACATGTAGTACCTATCTATAATTATAATTCTTAATTATTCATACCTGATACTTCGACCTATTTATAACTGTAATGGATCGTTCTCCTTGTCAGAAAACTGAttccaaatacaaaataataatccttGTAATGATTGGTCATGAAGCTTTGTGACTCCACCAAACTGACAATTTCTAACTTTCCGCTTGCATCGTTTCGAATTAACCAAGTAGCTATGTTTTCCCTCGACTTTGTTCCAGGCCCTAACCGAGCTTGCTCTCTAATGTGACCGCCATACTAACGCCACGTCTAATCGCTCGAGAGAATAAAGGCGAGAATAAATTGGTTGTGTAGCCGAGGAGCGTCGCAAGCCGGCGGGCAAACTGAAGCTGtgcccgcccgccgccgccgaccCGCTCCCCACCCCCGACAGCGAGCTGGAGGACGCGGCGGCGCTCGCCAGCGCCATCATCGCGCGCGAGCTcagcgcgcccgcgccgccgcacgtGCCCACCCCGCCCCTCGGCGCCGTGTCGCTCGCGCAGATCGGCGTCAAGACCCCTGCCAAGGGCAAGTCCTCCACGGCAGCGCAGATAGAGTCCTCCATCACGGAAACCGCCCAGCCCGCGACACCCTCGAGCCCAGCGACACCTACGACTCCAGCGGCACCTACGACTCCAGCGGCACCCGTCACTCCAGCCACACCCACGACGCCCGCGGCACCTGCCACACCCGCCACGCCTACAACTCCGGTAACACCAGCCACACCTGTCTCTCCAGTGGCACCCGCCTCTCCTGCGACACCCACCCCTGGCACTCCCGCCACTCCCACAACTCCCGCGACACCTACGTCGCCGGCACAGCCCAGTCCGCCCGCAGACCCGCCCAAGAAGAAGGTGGTAAAGAAAGTGGTGAAGAAGGAAGCCCCTGCGGCAGCAGGCGGCGAGGCACCAGTCCCGCCGCCGCGCAAGAAGGAAAAGAAGCCCAAAGAGAAGTGAGCGCTCGCGACACGCTCCCGATAGTTCCTCTGTGCCATAATCGTAGCCTTTCTAATGTTAAATGTCTATTTAATTTTCGAATAATTATGCTTTTATGTATCGCGTaattttttactataaaatgaTGTTAGCATTAATTTTTATACTCGCTATCACACACGGCCAATGTATTGTTTAGTTTGATTTTATAcctttactttttattaattctaTGATTTTATGTTTTAACACTGATAATAATCGGTTTTTATTGTTCTGAAAATTTATCTACCAAAGGACGAAACGTATTTATTGTATGAAAACGaatgtttttatgaaattttatattaaaagtctATTTTGGAATACTACTGTTTCTTTTTTCTTAGACCTCCTTTTTTTCCTTAGGTTCCTATCTTGGGATTAAGATGATTGGTTGgaaaagagtttgtttatagTAGAATTCAGCTTATCAGTcatacgatttgttttattatcaatGAATAGCTACACAATCCATTACACGTGCCATCTGTGTACAATCAGCTGCTATACTTAAAAACACATGAAGTTAATTAAGTCAAGTTAAGTTTGTGGTCGATAACTAAGTAAGTAGTAAGTATAATGACTGCACAGGCCTTTGAAAGTACATAACTGATAAAAAATCTAGTTAGAACAAGCAGTTACAAGAAGAGAATTTCAGTAATTTCACTATCTTATCATTGCCAAAACATACAAATTAGCTTCACGGCAGTGATAAATGAAAGACACGCATTATTATAGTGCGTAATAGTTgctgttatacctacatataataaattactGATGATATAAAAATAGCGGTCAAGAGATAAAGAAAGAATTCAGACAGCGCCGGATTTCAGGGTCATGGTGATTACATTATAAATATCGAGATAATTAGATTGCATAAGATGGCTGGCGACGAAATGCTGAACTAAAATAAAACGGCCTATTTTTTCTTACGATTTCCTACTTGGCTTAGTATCTAGTCATTAATTCTACATTAAAAGGTAAAGTTGACGTCTATAAGTTATAAATTTAATAAGTATAGGGAGGAAAGGTAAAAggacaatatttataattatgtccagcactttgaatataataaaacggCCTTCCTGAGCGTCAAGATAAAACCAAGTCAATACCTACTGAGAATTTTCTGGCATGAATGAAAGAACTGTAATCTGAAAGTGACGAAGCGAAGATGTTCAAACAATTGTAGCAGATTTTTTTGGCGTGCGAATTATGGACATGAACCAAGTGCTGATAAAAAATGGAATGCCTTCATTCGAAATCTCGGTTCtatgacaaaatataaataataaccaATAATTCTTGTACTAATATAGTAAAAAgaaggataaataaaaaaaaaaattgtacaaaaagATTCTCTCCGGCGGGGAATCGAACCCCGGTCTCCCGCGTGACAGGCGGGGATACTTACCACTATACTACCGAAGATATATTATCTTCTGCTAAATTTTCAAAGTGTATTTCACACCATTTTTTGTTActcttttttaattaataactgAATCAATATAGATAATTGAGATCATGCTAGTGAatgaaaactttaataaaattgattctTTTCACATAGAACATTCCACGATTTCGTACACAACCTGATATTAGATGATTTTTGGTGCTCGTTTATTTACAAGCCGCGCCATCTAGTGTTCACTTGGTTAACGAGGGTCTGTTGGATCTTGACAGAAATGCGGATAGATGGCAGCACCTGTGCTTTAATATTTGATACTTCGTTacaccatacatttttttttaatgtactatTCACGGGAGATTTTGAtgaataggtaagtacctaagtaactgACCTAAGTATTATTGTAACCCAAGCTAAAACTTTATTATACTAGCAAGCTGGCATATACCTGTACCATTTCAGCCATCACTTGAGTAACTTCATTGCAAATCCTAATGCATAAATATGATGCACAATGAATGCAGGTTAActtgtaggtaagtaaatgcTATATTCTCTTTGGTAAGTAAACAAGGTTCTAAAAATGCCCTAAAAGCTGAAAAGTAAATGGTACACAGTAATTATACATAAGATTACccatattacaatattgtatgCGTAATGCGTAACATGAGCATTAGTTTGGTATTGTAGAAATAATTATCAAGAATCTAAACCTGTCGGTAGCCATACTTATTCAGTTGTAGAATTAAGGGCTGtcgaattgtaaaataaaattaaaaattcagattATAGAACGTATCTACATAATAAGTTCGTGTTTGTTTGAGACAGATTACCCGTTACCCACATGCTGAGCCCTAGGTGTGGGTACACAGGCTTCGGTATATC
Above is a window of Helicoverpa zea isolate HzStark_Cry1AcR chromosome 1, ilHelZeax1.1, whole genome shotgun sequence DNA encoding:
- the LOC124645650 gene encoding glycogenin-2 isoform X1, whose amino-acid sequence is MSNRAWVTLATNDSYGLGALVLAHSLRRVGSSYPAVVLITPSVTDPMRDRLRAVFAEVIIVDVLDSQDAAHLALLQRPELGITFTKIHCWNLTQYDKCVFLDADTLVVQNCDELFEREQLSAAPDVGWPDCFNSGVFVFSPSADTFSKLITFAQERGSFDGGDQGLLNSFFSDWAHGDIKKHLPFLYNVTSAAFYSYLPALKHYGQNLKIIHFIGAAKPWLQQFNFESGSVDAPEHIRGLLQLWWDIFVGDVHSQLDTGMSGVAGNLARVLPGGAGNREALDELSRRQGWEAGNIDYMGADSFANIWAKISQTLSKPRSSPPKQSPPREPAPQPAPEQVVVQSGEVVQEPVAEQVEVAKEVVPAESAAPAPAEPVPAAAAEVPVTVEAAAPVAAPAPAAEAKTEEAAPAKVATPVPEPAVVPVPVETAAPAPEAPAPALVSAPSEVPVTVEAVVPDVPAPVEALAPVAAAPAKPEAEKAPEAAAVVEAPKTEVPVAAAAPEVAVVETPATPASPAVASDSPPLANTPSKEEAPAIPAAKTEERRKPAGKLKLCPPAAADPLPTPDSELEDAAALASAIIARELSAPAPPHVPTPPLGAVSLAQIGVKTPAKGKSSTAAQIESSITETAQPATPSSPATPTTPAAPTTPAAPVTPATPTTPAAPATPATPTTPVTPATPVSPVAPASPATPTPGTPATPTTPATPTSPAQPSPPADPPKKKVVKKVVKKEAPAAAGGEAPVPPPRKKEKKPKEK
- the LOC124645650 gene encoding glycogenin-1 isoform X2, whose translation is MSNRAWVTLATNDSYGLGALVLAHSLRRVGSSYPAVVLITPSVTDPMRDRLRAVFAEVIIVDVLDSQDAAHLALLQRPELGITFTKIHCWNLTQYDKCVFLDADTLVVQNCDELFEREQLSAAPDVGWPDCFNSGVFVFSPSADTFSKLITFAQERGSFDGGDQGLLNSFFSDWAHGDIKKHLPFLYNVTSAAFYSYLPALKHYGQNLKIIHFIGAAKPWLQQFNFESGSVDAPEHIRGLLQLWWDIFVGDVHSQLDTGMSGVAGNLARVLPGGAGNREALDELSRRQGWEAGNIDYMGADSFANIWAKISQTLSKPRSSPPKQSPPREPAPQPAPEQVVVQSGEVVQEPVAEQVEVAKEVVPAESAAPAPAEPVPAAAAEVPVTVEAAAPVAAPAPAAEAKTEEAAPAKVATPVPEPAVVPVPVETAAPAPEAPAPALVSAPSEVPVTVEAVVPDVPAPVEALAPVAAAPAKPEAEKAPEAAAVVEAPKTEVPVAAAAPEVAVVETPATPASPAVASDSPPLANTPSKEEAPAIPAAKTSEEAAQETRL
- the LOC124645650 gene encoding glycogenin-1 isoform X3, translated to MSNRAWVTLATNDSYGLGALVLAHSLRRVGSSYPAVVLITPSVTDPMRDRLRAVFAEVIIVDVLDSQDAAHLALLQRPELGITFTKIHCWNLTQYDKCVFLDADTLVVQNCDELFEREQLSAAPDVGWPDCFNSGVFVFSPSADTFSKLITFAQERGSFDGGDQGLLNSFFSDWAHGDIKKHLPFLYNVTSAAFYSYLPALKHYGQNLKIIHFIGAAKPWLQQFNFESGSVDAPEHIRGLLQLWWDIFVGDVHSQLDTGMSGVAGNLARVLPGGAGNREALDELSRRQGWEAGNIDYMGADSFANIWAKISQTLSKPRSSPPKQSPPREPAPQPAPEQVVVQSGEVVQEPVAEQVEVAKEVVPAESAAPAPAEPVPAAAAEVPVTVEAAAPVAAPAPAAEAKTEEAAPAKVATPVPEPAVVPVPVETAAPAPEAPAPALVSAPSEVPVTVEAVVPDVPAPVEALAPVAAAPAKPEAEKAPEAAAVVEAPKTEVPVAAAAPEVAVVETPATPASPAVASDSPPLANTPSKEEAPAIPAAKSPNRACSLM